One segment of Rhodopirellula baltica SH 1 DNA contains the following:
- a CDS encoding DUF1593 domain-containing protein, whose translation MIQLSRKASLAWLSALLIFAVDASLPANTAGSEIEFAGDGTGQAADGKAASPETQASGTNRTPIVALGVPKKSNAKKKPRVLVTSDGEIDDQCSLVRFLLYANEWDIEGIITSSSQYHAHGHRWPGDDWVQPFLAAYSKVYPNLVQHDPEYPTTEFLQSRTLLGNVRTEGEMDEITPGSQHIVKVLLDETDDRPIWIQAWGGTNTIARALKTIELDHPDKMESVANKIRFYFIWEQDTTYQSYIRPHWGKYNIPTIISDQFIAIFYRWKKYLPDKQQSFLAGSWMQPNILKDHGPLCALYPAHTGDDKGFDAGDFRSEGDSPAFLHTIPVGLRSMESPGWGGWGGRYVKVRENTWLDPVADPNYSYPEGRWYGNSAWGRSRLRENRTNDPELTQYVKPIWRWTEAMQNDFASRADWCVKSFAEANHPPEVKLAMPLDLQVQAGKEVSLSAHGSSDPDGNQLSYRWWHYQEAGTFPHTIQIRDAAQQDASFSVPESARQGETIHLICEVTDNGTPALTRYQRVVIQVK comes from the coding sequence ATGATTCAACTATCTCGAAAAGCGTCTCTCGCCTGGCTCTCCGCTTTGTTGATTTTCGCGGTGGATGCTTCCCTTCCAGCGAACACGGCAGGTTCCGAAATTGAATTTGCTGGCGATGGCACGGGGCAGGCTGCAGACGGCAAAGCGGCCTCACCCGAGACTCAAGCATCGGGAACCAATCGCACCCCAATCGTCGCTCTCGGCGTGCCGAAGAAGTCGAACGCGAAGAAGAAACCACGGGTACTGGTCACCAGCGATGGCGAGATCGACGACCAGTGTTCACTGGTGCGGTTCCTACTTTACGCCAATGAGTGGGACATCGAAGGAATCATCACGTCGAGTTCCCAGTATCACGCCCACGGTCACAGATGGCCTGGCGATGATTGGGTGCAACCATTCTTGGCGGCTTACTCAAAGGTCTATCCAAACCTGGTCCAGCATGACCCGGAATACCCAACCACCGAGTTTCTTCAATCACGCACGCTACTTGGCAACGTGCGAACAGAAGGTGAGATGGATGAAATCACGCCCGGATCGCAACACATCGTGAAGGTGTTGTTGGACGAAACTGACGACCGACCGATTTGGATTCAAGCTTGGGGTGGCACCAACACCATCGCTCGCGCCCTGAAAACGATCGAGTTGGACCATCCTGACAAAATGGAATCCGTAGCAAACAAGATTCGGTTCTATTTCATCTGGGAACAAGACACCACGTACCAGTCCTACATTCGACCGCACTGGGGCAAGTACAACATTCCAACGATCATCTCCGATCAGTTCATCGCGATCTTTTATCGTTGGAAGAAATATCTTCCCGATAAGCAGCAGTCTTTTCTGGCCGGCTCGTGGATGCAGCCCAACATCTTGAAAGACCACGGTCCTTTGTGCGCGCTGTACCCAGCTCACACGGGAGACGACAAGGGTTTTGACGCTGGCGATTTTCGTTCCGAAGGAGATTCGCCCGCCTTCCTTCATACGATTCCGGTTGGACTTCGCAGCATGGAATCACCGGGCTGGGGCGGTTGGGGAGGCCGGTACGTCAAAGTCCGAGAGAACACTTGGTTGGATCCCGTCGCGGATCCGAACTACAGCTATCCCGAGGGGCGCTGGTACGGAAACTCTGCCTGGGGACGCTCGCGGCTTCGTGAGAACAGAACGAACGATCCCGAGCTGACGCAGTACGTGAAACCAATTTGGCGATGGACGGAAGCGATGCAAAATGACTTTGCCTCCCGAGCAGATTGGTGCGTCAAGTCTTTTGCCGAAGCCAACCATCCGCCCGAGGTCAAACTTGCGATGCCACTCGACTTGCAGGTTCAAGCCGGCAAAGAAGTGAGTTTGAGTGCACATGGATCGAGTGATCCCGACGGAAATCAACTGAGCTACCGTTGGTGGCACTACCAAGAAGCGGGCACCTTCCCACACACCATCCAGATCCGTGATGCCGCCCAACAAGACGCCTCGTTCAGCGTGCCCGAGTCGGCTCGGCAAGGCGAAACCATTCATCTGATCTGTGAAGTCACCGACAATGGGACGCCCGCACTGACTCGCTACCAACGCGTTGTCATCCAAGTCAAATGA
- a CDS encoding pectate lyase has translation MTRPFLNVIAIVGILFIAADASAQKPLAFPTAEGYGKYTTGGRGGQVFEVTNLNDSGKGSLRAAVEAKGPRTVVFRVSGTIKLNSDLRIKNPNITIAGQTAPGDGICLRGYPLMISADEVIIRYIRVRFGDESGKDADAISARYVKNLILDHVSASWSVDETMSIYHCENVTVQWCMITESLFDSNHSKSNHGFGGIWGSNHSTYHHNLIAHHSSRNPRFASGCGNTDYRNNVVYNWGYRSCYGGEKRQNDKFNFTNINMVANYYKPGPATDPARAAELAEPSSRGADDKGHWYVAENVIEGSPTVSADNWSGVRGANYIQLDQPWEAMPINQQTAEEAFEDVLQHAGASWPKRDPIDTRIIQEVRDGTATYEGVYKTKKRVSSDTQITGIIDSQQDVGGWPELKNAAAAPDTDHDGIPDAWEAEHGMDPNDASDGNRTGNDGYTMLEQYINSIP, from the coding sequence ATGACTCGTCCTTTCCTCAATGTGATCGCCATCGTTGGCATCCTGTTCATCGCCGCGGATGCTTCCGCGCAGAAGCCATTGGCCTTTCCGACCGCAGAAGGATACGGAAAGTACACGACGGGCGGTCGCGGCGGCCAAGTGTTCGAAGTGACCAACCTCAACGATTCCGGTAAGGGCAGCCTGCGGGCCGCGGTGGAGGCGAAAGGACCGCGAACAGTCGTCTTCCGAGTGTCCGGAACCATCAAGCTGAACAGCGACCTGCGAATCAAAAATCCGAACATCACCATCGCTGGCCAAACCGCCCCTGGAGACGGAATCTGCCTTCGAGGTTACCCGCTGATGATCAGTGCTGACGAAGTGATCATCCGATACATCCGAGTCCGATTTGGCGATGAATCGGGGAAAGACGCCGACGCGATCTCGGCCAGGTACGTCAAGAACTTGATCCTCGATCATGTGTCGGCCAGTTGGAGCGTTGACGAAACAATGTCCATCTACCACTGCGAAAACGTCACGGTCCAGTGGTGCATGATCACAGAGAGTTTGTTCGACTCCAACCATTCCAAAAGCAACCACGGTTTCGGCGGCATTTGGGGATCCAACCACAGCACTTACCACCACAACCTGATCGCACATCATTCCAGTCGCAACCCTCGGTTCGCATCCGGATGCGGCAACACGGATTATCGCAACAACGTGGTGTACAACTGGGGATATCGGAGTTGCTATGGAGGAGAAAAGAGACAGAACGACAAATTCAACTTCACCAACATCAACATGGTGGCCAACTACTACAAACCTGGCCCGGCGACGGATCCTGCCAGGGCAGCAGAATTGGCCGAACCATCTTCCCGTGGCGCCGACGACAAAGGGCATTGGTATGTCGCCGAAAACGTGATCGAGGGCAGCCCTACGGTCTCAGCGGACAACTGGAGCGGTGTTCGCGGTGCCAACTACATACAACTTGACCAGCCCTGGGAAGCGATGCCGATCAACCAACAAACCGCTGAAGAAGCATTCGAGGACGTTCTTCAGCATGCAGGAGCGTCCTGGCCCAAACGCGATCCGATCGATACGCGGATCATTCAAGAAGTTCGCGATGGAACGGCAACCTACGAAGGCGTCTATAAAACCAAGAAACGCGTCAGCAGTGACACTCAAATCACGGGCATCATTGATTCGCAACAGGACGTCGGTGGCTGGCCTGAACTCAAAAACGCAGCCGCGGCTCCCGACACGGACCACGATGGCATCCCCGATGCATGGGAAGCGGAGCATGGCATGGACCCGAACGATGCCAGCGACGGAAACCGAACCGGCAACGACGGATACACCATGTTGGAACAATACATCAACAGCATCCCGTAA
- a CDS encoding aceric acid hydrolase — translation MTHSFYLANAVGIGQRIMRIACNILAIHVGICLCVCNANAQPTASLPFRSVEPVAVGDVNWTDGFWAQRLETCREKTIPAMWEIMRGTQYKPYLEHFRIAAGLAEGRYRGASFNDGDFYKWMEAVCLLQAVDKDHVWDQRLNEIIRVIGKAQRSDGYLHTPVLIANRNGDDSVQPIGDRFNFEMYNMGHLMTAACVHHQVTGKDSLLRIAQRAADFLDDAYRNPTPEQAGHAICPSHYMGLLDLYRTTGETRYLDLAKRLVKMRDLTVDGGDDNQDRMPFTQQTEAVGHAVRATYLYAGIADLYAEIGDDALWSSLEKIWQNVVHQKMYITGGCGALHDGASPDGSKNQREITRVHQAFGRNYQLPNTTAHNETCANIGNVLWNWRMFLANGESKHIDVLELALYNSILSGVDLDGTNFFYTNPLRQSDTAPVALRWAGGRKPFVTSFCCPPNLARTIAGVGLYAYGKSDDTVWVNLYGSNTLDTHLTNSGHVRIEQATDYPWDGHIQITIAECQNQPVCLKLRIPGWATKTTLKIDGVPTKTTIKSESYVSLKRVWSPGTVIELDFAMPARLIESHPLVEETRNHVAVKRGPIVYCLESVDLPDDTSLADLRVPEDVELIPRFEPELLDGVTVLEGELSLKQSGQWRNQLYREFNPTPSSPVAVQLIPYFAWANRGKSEMSVWLPLD, via the coding sequence GTGACGCATTCATTTTACCTCGCCAACGCCGTTGGCATCGGACAACGCATCATGCGAATCGCTTGCAACATCCTTGCAATCCACGTTGGCATCTGTCTGTGCGTCTGCAATGCCAACGCTCAGCCGACCGCGTCTCTTCCTTTTCGCTCTGTTGAACCAGTCGCGGTTGGGGACGTGAACTGGACCGACGGTTTCTGGGCCCAACGCCTGGAGACTTGTCGTGAAAAGACGATCCCAGCGATGTGGGAGATCATGCGTGGCACCCAGTACAAGCCTTATCTGGAACATTTCCGCATCGCGGCCGGGTTGGCAGAAGGCAGGTACCGCGGGGCGTCGTTCAACGACGGTGACTTCTACAAGTGGATGGAGGCAGTTTGCTTGCTTCAAGCCGTCGACAAGGATCATGTCTGGGACCAACGACTCAACGAAATCATCAGGGTCATTGGCAAAGCACAACGAAGCGATGGTTACCTCCACACACCTGTCCTGATCGCAAACCGAAATGGCGATGACAGTGTCCAGCCAATTGGCGATCGCTTCAACTTCGAGATGTACAACATGGGGCACCTGATGACCGCGGCATGCGTCCACCATCAGGTGACCGGCAAAGACAGTTTGCTCCGCATCGCACAACGAGCCGCTGACTTTCTCGACGATGCCTACCGCAATCCAACGCCTGAACAAGCGGGACATGCGATCTGCCCATCCCACTACATGGGATTGCTCGATCTGTATCGCACCACCGGAGAAACCCGTTACTTGGATCTCGCGAAGCGACTGGTCAAAATGCGCGACCTGACGGTGGACGGGGGAGACGACAACCAAGATCGCATGCCGTTCACGCAACAGACCGAAGCGGTCGGCCACGCGGTGCGAGCCACCTATCTCTACGCGGGAATCGCTGACCTCTACGCAGAAATTGGCGACGATGCCTTGTGGTCGTCTCTGGAAAAGATCTGGCAGAACGTGGTCCACCAAAAGATGTACATCACGGGCGGCTGTGGTGCCCTGCATGATGGTGCTTCTCCCGATGGATCCAAGAACCAGCGAGAAATCACTCGCGTCCATCAAGCCTTCGGCCGCAACTACCAACTCCCCAACACAACGGCACATAACGAAACCTGTGCGAACATCGGCAACGTGCTTTGGAATTGGCGGATGTTTCTTGCCAACGGCGAATCGAAACACATCGATGTCTTGGAACTTGCACTCTACAACTCCATTCTGTCGGGCGTCGACCTCGACGGCACAAACTTCTTCTACACCAATCCACTTCGGCAATCTGACACGGCACCAGTTGCCCTGCGTTGGGCCGGAGGACGAAAGCCGTTCGTGACATCGTTCTGTTGTCCACCCAACCTGGCGAGGACGATTGCCGGTGTTGGCCTATACGCCTACGGAAAATCAGACGACACGGTCTGGGTCAACTTGTATGGCAGCAACACGCTGGACACCCACCTCACCAACAGCGGCCACGTTCGCATCGAACAAGCCACCGACTACCCATGGGACGGTCACATTCAAATCACCATCGCAGAGTGCCAGAACCAACCGGTGTGCTTGAAACTGCGAATTCCTGGCTGGGCGACGAAGACCACTTTAAAAATCGATGGTGTTCCAACCAAAACAACCATCAAGTCGGAGAGCTACGTTTCACTAAAACGAGTCTGGAGTCCGGGCACAGTCATCGAACTGGACTTCGCCATGCCCGCACGCCTCATCGAGTCGCATCCGCTGGTGGAAGAGACCCGCAATCACGTGGCAGTCAAACGCGGCCCGATCGTTTACTGCCTGGAATCAGTCGACCTGCCAGACGACACCTCGCTAGCGGATCTTCGAGTCCCGGAAGACGTGGAACTGATCCCACGTTTTGAGCCGGAACTTCTCGATGGAGTCACGGTTCTCGAAGGCGAGCTGAGTTTGAAGCAGAGCGGCCAATGGCGAAACCAGCTTTACCGCGAATTCAATCCGACACCGTCTTCCCCCGTTGCAGTCCAGCTCATTCCCTATTTCGCTTGGGCCAATCGCGGGAAATCTGAAATGTCGGTGTGGCTACCGCTCGATTGA
- a CDS encoding pectate lyase family protein, whose protein sequence is MATARLKLPSASNSYHSMANLSMNDQPSNPLFAGLLSIFFVAFVWTPLASAEESDAPIGWASVSGRGVETTTGGRNGDVVTARTAEELAEYASSPEPLTILIEGTITGDGQIKISSNKTLLGLGASTSLKNIELNMSGVSNIIIRNLHISDARDAIALRRTHHVWVDHCDLSECGDGLLDITHQSDFVTVSWTRFSKHHKTMLINSGTSQPEDSGYLNTTIHHCRFDGSDTRNPRVGYGKVHVFNCLYTKSDYGIGLHSQCLVLAERNHFDQVKHPIKQMYRPDPTDIHHGFCESVENVFQDCRGAQDDEGKSFPAKEFYEYESKMDDVARVPEIVQSNAGPQEHIGRTASRQ, encoded by the coding sequence GTGGCTACCGCTCGATTGAAACTGCCCAGTGCCTCCAATTCCTATCACTCGATGGCGAACCTCAGCATGAATGACCAACCGTCCAATCCGCTATTTGCCGGACTGCTATCAATTTTCTTCGTCGCCTTCGTGTGGACGCCGCTCGCTTCCGCCGAGGAAAGTGACGCTCCCATCGGATGGGCCTCGGTCAGTGGCCGTGGAGTCGAAACGACCACTGGTGGGAGAAACGGTGATGTCGTGACAGCCCGCACCGCAGAGGAGTTGGCCGAGTACGCGTCCAGCCCCGAGCCACTAACCATTCTGATCGAAGGAACGATCACCGGAGACGGTCAAATCAAGATCTCGTCCAACAAAACACTGCTTGGTTTGGGAGCATCCACATCGCTTAAAAACATCGAACTGAACATGAGCGGTGTTTCGAACATCATCATTCGCAACCTCCACATCTCGGACGCTCGCGATGCGATCGCATTGCGGCGTACCCATCATGTGTGGGTCGACCACTGCGACCTCTCGGAATGTGGTGATGGCTTGCTCGACATCACCCACCAGTCCGACTTCGTGACCGTTTCCTGGACGCGGTTTTCGAAGCATCACAAAACGATGTTGATCAACAGCGGCACCAGCCAACCGGAAGATTCCGGCTACCTCAACACAACCATTCATCATTGCAGGTTCGATGGTTCCGACACACGCAACCCGCGAGTGGGTTATGGCAAGGTTCACGTGTTCAACTGCCTCTACACCAAAAGTGACTACGGAATCGGATTGCACTCGCAGTGCTTGGTACTCGCCGAACGCAACCACTTTGATCAAGTGAAGCATCCGATCAAACAAATGTATCGCCCGGATCCGACCGACATCCATCATGGATTTTGCGAGTCGGTGGAGAATGTTTTTCAGGATTGTCGAGGAGCACAGGACGACGAGGGAAAGAGCTTTCCCGCGAAAGAATTTTACGAATACGAATCCAAGATGGATGACGTGGCCCGTGTACCGGAGATTGTCCAATCCAACGCGGGCCCCCAAGAACACATCGGGAGAACAGCGTCGCGACAGTGA
- a CDS encoding orotidine 5'-phosphate decarboxylase / HUMPS family protein, translating to MRPIVQISLDLTNIDEALETAELAMRAGVDWLEAGTPLILAEGLHGVRELRAAFPKTPIVADLKTMDGGYLEAEMMANAGATHVVVMARAHEETIRCVVRAGGDFGCQVMGDNMVSEDMVAGAKRLEDLGCGFVIHHIGYDERRGIAARGDRMPSPLDQLREVVEAVEIPVQAVGGLSIEQAIECPKYGAPLVVLGAPLTIDADAFRTADGDLEASLRMICDAVHAQDVA from the coding sequence ATGCGTCCAATCGTCCAAATTTCGTTGGACCTGACCAACATTGATGAAGCCCTTGAGACCGCCGAACTGGCTATGCGGGCTGGCGTCGATTGGTTGGAAGCGGGAACTCCGCTGATTCTTGCCGAAGGCTTGCACGGCGTCCGAGAACTTCGCGCCGCGTTTCCCAAAACGCCGATTGTTGCCGACCTCAAAACGATGGACGGCGGGTACCTCGAAGCCGAGATGATGGCCAACGCCGGCGCGACCCACGTCGTGGTGATGGCTCGGGCTCATGAAGAAACGATTCGCTGCGTCGTTAGGGCGGGAGGCGACTTTGGTTGCCAAGTCATGGGCGACAACATGGTCAGCGAAGACATGGTCGCCGGTGCCAAACGACTGGAAGACCTGGGGTGCGGTTTCGTGATTCACCACATCGGCTACGACGAACGTCGCGGCATCGCAGCTCGCGGTGATCGCATGCCCAGTCCGCTGGATCAATTGCGTGAAGTCGTGGAAGCGGTCGAGATCCCCGTTCAAGCCGTCGGTGGCTTGTCGATCGAACAAGCCATCGAGTGTCCCAAGTACGGCGCCCCTTTGGTGGTTTTAGGTGCACCTCTGACCATCGATGCCGATGCGTTTCGCACCGCCGATGGTGATTTGGAAGCGTCGCTGCGAATGATCTGCGATGCTGTGCACGCTCAAGACGTCGCTTAA
- a CDS encoding zinc-binding dehydrogenase, with translation MQSAAVVNYAPEPGSVEIREIDRPEIGSQDVLLEVSHVGVCGSDLHQWTAHHSWPVNYPVVLGHEFGGHIVQLGSDVEGWKEGDRVVSETAAIIDSNNPMSRRGLYNLDPTRKGFGYGVNGAMTRYVRVPSRILHEVPHSLAFEHACLTEPCCVAYNAVVRNARIEPGDRVIVMGPGTIGILCAAMARLCGAEVALVGLESDRHRLNIAEENYGCQGIVGDPTDWANQRDGLGCDGVIDAAGSSVTLEIAMQVVRPAGWISKVGWGPQPLGYNLDPLVQKNVTLQGSFSHNWPIWERVLALLTSGQLNVAPIIGGIWPIDQWQTAFDKMHRGEVVKSVLQPI, from the coding sequence ATGCAATCCGCTGCGGTGGTGAACTACGCTCCCGAACCAGGCTCCGTCGAAATTCGCGAAATCGATCGTCCGGAGATCGGCTCGCAAGATGTGCTGTTGGAAGTGTCACACGTGGGAGTCTGCGGCAGCGATCTTCATCAGTGGACCGCACACCATTCATGGCCGGTGAACTACCCCGTGGTGCTGGGACACGAGTTTGGCGGGCACATCGTGCAGCTTGGTAGCGATGTCGAAGGTTGGAAAGAAGGCGACCGCGTGGTCAGCGAAACCGCCGCGATCATCGATTCCAACAATCCCATGTCACGGCGAGGCCTCTACAACCTGGACCCCACACGAAAAGGGTTTGGCTACGGAGTCAATGGTGCGATGACTCGCTATGTTCGCGTTCCGTCGCGAATTCTTCATGAGGTCCCTCATTCGCTCGCATTTGAACACGCGTGCCTGACCGAACCCTGCTGCGTCGCTTACAACGCCGTCGTTCGCAATGCACGCATTGAGCCGGGTGATCGAGTCATCGTGATGGGGCCCGGGACCATTGGCATTTTATGCGCCGCCATGGCGCGGCTTTGCGGTGCCGAGGTGGCTTTGGTTGGACTGGAGTCCGATCGTCATCGTTTGAACATCGCGGAAGAAAACTACGGCTGCCAAGGCATCGTCGGTGATCCAACCGATTGGGCCAACCAACGCGACGGGCTGGGATGCGACGGCGTGATCGATGCCGCTGGATCCAGCGTCACGCTTGAAATTGCCATGCAAGTTGTCCGTCCTGCGGGATGGATCAGCAAAGTCGGCTGGGGTCCACAACCACTCGGATACAACTTGGATCCGCTGGTCCAAAAGAACGTGACTTTGCAAGGAAGCTTCAGCCACAACTGGCCGATCTGGGAACGCGTGCTGGCGTTGCTCACCAGCGGACAACTGAACGTTGCCCCGATCATCGGCGGCATCTGGCCAATCGACCAATGGCAAACCGCATTTGACAAAATGCACCGTGGCGAAGTCGTGAAATCTGTGCTCCAACCCATTTAA
- a CDS encoding sugar phosphate isomerase/epimerase family protein, whose protein sequence is MPQLAAFPKAYMTALCKDGSMKLSEWFELASTLDVQGLEFYAGFLELDSQSNWPLLRQQVADRGMVIPMLCCSPDFTHPDQTFRDAQIQRQLRWIEMTETLGGSYCRVLSGQRRPELTIEEGIRLAADCITQCLPHAADRGITLILENHYKDDFWEYPEFAQSMDVFCDLVSAIDHPNFGVNYDPSNAFLAGDDPLELLRRVSDRVVTMHASDRFLVEGTLEDLRAEESGSVGYAQRLRHGEIGKGLNDYDAIFRELKSKGFDSWISIEDGVDGIDQLRRSVDFLRRKISEHWN, encoded by the coding sequence ATGCCTCAACTGGCCGCGTTTCCCAAAGCCTACATGACCGCTCTTTGCAAAGATGGCTCGATGAAGCTGTCCGAGTGGTTTGAGCTCGCCTCGACCCTGGACGTTCAAGGACTGGAGTTCTATGCCGGCTTCCTCGAACTGGATAGCCAAAGCAATTGGCCCTTGCTACGCCAACAAGTTGCAGACCGTGGGATGGTCATCCCCATGCTTTGTTGCTCGCCCGATTTCACCCACCCCGACCAAACGTTCCGCGACGCTCAAATCCAACGACAACTGCGTTGGATTGAGATGACGGAGACGCTTGGTGGCAGCTACTGCCGAGTGCTCAGCGGACAAAGGCGTCCCGAATTGACCATCGAGGAGGGCATTCGATTGGCCGCCGACTGCATCACTCAGTGCTTGCCTCATGCCGCCGATCGAGGCATCACGCTGATACTCGAAAACCACTACAAGGATGACTTCTGGGAATACCCCGAGTTTGCCCAATCCATGGATGTGTTTTGCGATCTGGTGTCCGCGATCGATCACCCGAACTTCGGCGTCAACTACGACCCCAGCAACGCATTCTTGGCCGGCGATGATCCTTTGGAGTTGCTCCGCCGCGTGTCGGACCGGGTTGTGACCATGCACGCCAGCGATCGCTTTCTAGTCGAAGGCACGCTCGAGGACCTGCGGGCAGAAGAAAGCGGATCGGTCGGTTACGCTCAACGACTCCGTCATGGTGAAATCGGCAAAGGCCTGAATGATTACGATGCGATCTTTCGCGAATTAAAATCCAAAGGGTTTGATTCTTGGATCAGCATCGAAGACGGCGTGGATGGCATCGACCAACTCCGCCGTAGCGTTGATTTCCTACGTCGCAAGATTTCTGAACATTGGAATTGA
- a CDS encoding SGNH/GDSL hydrolase family protein → MSRRRPANIDANILKQPARFGFTIAACLLFICLSSKPLCADESDIELLAESRIAVVGDSITQAGHYVSFLSYQLQKSYPNRTFDVYPLGLSSETVSGLSEDGHAGGRFPRPCLFERFDRLLSKVKPDVLIACYGMNDGIYQPLEASRFAAFQNGIQNMIAQAQQAGVKKIYLVTPPIYDYQPTDGSFNYESVLSEYARWETKLKLPNVKVIDLHTAMRDARMKRDQPFSNDKVHPNEEGHWLMAQTIASALGASKTSMTLAKAKADPVFASIDAIRNLRWKAWMNHIGYTREKTYPPQPLGGSEALVAEQQEAIKKLIAR, encoded by the coding sequence ATGTCTCGTCGCCGGCCAGCCAACATTGACGCAAACATCCTCAAACAGCCCGCTCGGTTCGGTTTCACAATCGCTGCTTGTTTGCTTTTCATCTGCCTTTCATCGAAGCCGCTTTGTGCAGACGAATCTGACATTGAATTGCTGGCCGAATCTCGCATCGCGGTCGTTGGAGACAGCATCACACAAGCCGGTCACTACGTCTCGTTTCTGTCGTATCAGTTGCAAAAGAGTTACCCCAATCGAACCTTCGACGTTTACCCATTGGGATTATCCAGTGAAACCGTCTCGGGATTGAGCGAAGATGGTCACGCGGGAGGCCGATTCCCGCGACCGTGTTTGTTCGAGCGATTCGACCGATTGCTTAGCAAAGTCAAACCGGACGTTCTGATCGCATGCTACGGAATGAACGATGGAATCTATCAACCGCTGGAAGCCAGTCGTTTCGCGGCATTCCAAAACGGCATTCAAAACATGATCGCTCAAGCCCAACAGGCAGGAGTGAAAAAGATCTATCTGGTCACACCGCCGATCTACGACTACCAACCCACAGACGGTTCCTTCAACTACGAATCGGTGCTTAGCGAATACGCTCGCTGGGAAACCAAACTGAAGCTCCCCAATGTCAAAGTCATCGACTTGCACACCGCGATGAGAGACGCCCGCATGAAACGCGACCAACCGTTTTCGAACGACAAAGTGCACCCCAATGAGGAAGGGCATTGGCTGATGGCACAAACCATCGCTTCCGCATTGGGAGCGAGCAAAACCAGCATGACATTAGCGAAAGCCAAAGCGGATCCCGTGTTCGCATCGATCGATGCGATCCGCAACCTGCGTTGGAAAGCCTGGATGAACCACATCGGTTACACGCGAGAAAAGACCTACCCACCACAACCCCTCGGCGGGTCAGAAGCTCTCGTTGCAGAACAGCAGGAAGCGATCAAGAAACTTATTGCCCGGTAA